The region ATGTGGATTCATATCCGACCAATCCTCCGGCTTCATTACCTTTAATGATGATGCCTTTTGCACCAGATTGCTCTGCTTGCCTGGCTTCTTCCAAACTGCTAACCTGATAAATGATTGGCAGATTCCAGGAAGGGTTTGTTGGAATTTGGATCGGCTGAATAGCAAATTGTACCTTTTCCGAAATGTTGAGGGATATTGATTTTTCATTTGAAATATGAATACCATAATACGGTATATCTTTTTTATCAAGAAGATCAAGTGATTCTTGGGCAATCACCAACTCATGTCCTAAGCTTAAGACAGGGAACGCATCTGCTTCATAGAGTTTAATAATAAGATTAACATCCGGTTTTTCAAAAGGAGTTAATCCAATAATGGTTAAGTTTTTCATTGTGTTGTTGATATTGAAATGATGGAAGGGGAATTTCATATATAAATACCAAACTTACTGTTGTAAAAATTGATACTTCATTATGAAGTGATAAAAGTAGTTAATTTTTATGATATTTTCAATAATAAACGATATTTGATAATAATTTTTTAACATTAATGAAATATAGAGATTAAATATCTGATATTTAATTATTTACATGTTTTTTGCGTTTTTATTTTAATCCTTAGCTTTTATAGAGGTAAATTAATTTTGTGTTATATTGATGTTATCTATTGAATAATAGTGTGTTTATCAATGAGGTAGTTATTTTTATTCATTGAATAGTGAGTAAAATAACTGATTTTAAATAGTTTGTTACTGATATATTTATAATGATAAAGATAATTTGATAATAATTTATTAATACAAAAGTTATTCACTATATACATCTGATGTATGTAGTTTCAATTAGGCTCTTAGAATTAAGAAAATGTAGTGTTTAGTAGGTATGGTAAACAAATATATAAATAAAATAAAATATTTCAATAATATGAGAATTGTTTTTTATCAGAAAATTATGTAAACTATTATACTTGAAAATTCAAGTTATGGAGTATTTTGAGGAGATGGTTTGGTAAATTTAGGGAAAATATTAGTTTTTCTGACTATAACGGACATATTTAGTAAAAGAATTTTAATATGAATTGAATGTTTCTAAAAAAAATAATAAATAATTGTTTTTGTAACACTAGGGTATCAATATTATTTTTAAATTTGAAAATATTACATCAACTGATTGTACCAAAAGATTTATATCTAAATCAACCGTGATCAATTCCATCATATTGGATGATATTACAGGAATAAAAGATAATCAATGGTATTCATCAGACCATTGTTATCTCTGCTTTTCTGTGTTTCGCCAATAATTAATAAAAACTAAAAACTAAAACAGTGTAAACATGAAAACAGAAAACTATGACGTTATCGTCATTGGCGGAGGTGCGATCGGTTTGGCTACCGCTTATCATCTTGGTCAACGAAAAGCAAAAACCCTTGTTCTAGAGCAATTTACCTTTGTGAATCAATTGGGAAGTTCAGCAGGAGTTTCAAGGCAGTTCAGAATTCCATATCCTGATGAATATATGGTACAAATGGCTCTGGATGCTGAACCTTATTGGGCTGAACTGCAAAAAAAAACCGATGAACCATTACTGGATAAAGTTGGAACGCTTTGGTTTGGAGATCCTAATGTACATTCCACCGAAGGAAATATTGCTGAAGCTGAAGAGGCATTAAAAGCATTAAAAGTTCCTTATACAACCCTTACGGCAAAAGAGATTGAAGAAAAATATCACTTTAAAAATCTTCCTGAAACATATACAGGACTTTTTCAGCCGGATGGAGCGAGCATCAATTTTAAAGCAACCATAGAAACCCTTTTAGAGCTTTGTAAAAAAGAAGAAAGTGTTATACTGGAAGAAAATTCTCCGGTTCTTAAAATCAACCAGATCGGTGATCTTTTTGAAGTTGAAACTCCGAATGGGATTTATATTTCTAAAAAGCTGGCTATTATTCCCGGTCCCTATATCAACAGTGTTATCAATTTACTGAATTTTAAAATCCAGGCGACGTACTGGAATATGTCTTCTGCTTATTTTAAAAAGACAGATCCTGATATTCAGTATCCTACCTGGTTTGTATTCCAAAACCCTGTTGGAAAAAATGGAAATCAGTTTTACGGTTTTCCTTCGGTAGACTGGGATCACCCTGACTATATTCGTGTAGCACCGGATTTTGTAATCACTCCGCTAGATGATCCGAGTGAAAGAACTTTAATTCCTAATCCATTGGAGCTAGGCTATACTTCCGAATGGGTAGAAGAGCATATGACAGGTTTGGCGGTAGAACCAGAATATACTTCAACATGTCTTATTTCACTCAGTACAATTGCCAATAAAGAATTGCTGATTGATTTTGCGCCAAGTTATGTTCCGAATCACAAAAATATTGTGGTGTATGCAACAGGTTGGGCGGCAAAATTTACTCCGTTTCTGGGTAAAATAATGTCAGATCTTGCTTTGGACGGGCATACGGATTTTGATATTAGCCCATTCCAATTAGGACAAAATTATTTTAGAAAACTCATTTAAAAACTAAAGAATACCATGAACAAAAACACTCCTCTGAATCCGGAAATGCATCCGGATTTAAAAATTGAAGTGGCCGTTATAGGAGCCGGAACTTCTGGATTATACACTGCTTATCGTTTAGTAGCAGACAAAAAGTTTAATGCCTCCGATGTCCAGATCTTCGACATGAATAATAAGCTGGGTGGAAGACTCGAATCTGTAATCATGCCCGGAATGAATTTTTGGGGAGAACTGGGAGGGATGCGTTACCTTACTTCTCAAGAAATTGTAACTACGCTCATTGAGGGTTATACAGATCCGGATGACCATACTAAAAAAATCCCTGTTTTAAAAGATGTGATGACCCCGGTTCCTTTTCCTATGGGTGATCCTACAAAACTGTTAATGTACCTGAGAAAAGAACACTTTAAGCAGGATGCGTGGAATGTTGCTCAGTCAGAAGGTAAGAAGCTTCCGACAAGATATTATCTTAATGATGATGATTTGGGATTCAGTTCAGATCAGCTGTTTAATAAAATCATTTATGACGTACTCATGGCCGATCCATGGGTTGCCGAAACTTATGGGGAGTTAATAAAAAGAGGGGAAACGATTTATGATTATTCGTTTGAATTAACAAGTTTTGACTGGGATCAGATTAAGCCAAGGCTGGTG is a window of Candidatus Chryseobacterium colombiense DNA encoding:
- a CDS encoding FAD-dependent oxidoreductase; the encoded protein is MKTENYDVIVIGGGAIGLATAYHLGQRKAKTLVLEQFTFVNQLGSSAGVSRQFRIPYPDEYMVQMALDAEPYWAELQKKTDEPLLDKVGTLWFGDPNVHSTEGNIAEAEEALKALKVPYTTLTAKEIEEKYHFKNLPETYTGLFQPDGASINFKATIETLLELCKKEESVILEENSPVLKINQIGDLFEVETPNGIYISKKLAIIPGPYINSVINLLNFKIQATYWNMSSAYFKKTDPDIQYPTWFVFQNPVGKNGNQFYGFPSVDWDHPDYIRVAPDFVITPLDDPSERTLIPNPLELGYTSEWVEEHMTGLAVEPEYTSTCLISLSTIANKELLIDFAPSYVPNHKNIVVYATGWAAKFTPFLGKIMSDLALDGHTDFDISPFQLGQNYFRKLI